From the Quercus lobata isolate SW786 chromosome 6, ValleyOak3.0 Primary Assembly, whole genome shotgun sequence genome, one window contains:
- the LOC115995311 gene encoding pleiotropic drug resistance protein 3-like produces the protein MELTTIGKSTQSSFQHHASTLDAGGDSIIEEDEELELQWAAIERLPTFKRLKTSVFDIDHDNGSGKEFRGKRVTDVTKLGAVERHLFIEKLIKHIENDNLRLLQKLRDRIDRVNVKLPTVEVRYKNLFVDAKCEVVQGKPLPTLWNSIMSPLSVFTKVIQCNSQESKINILKDVSGIIKPSRLTLLLGPPGCGKTTLLLALAGKLDQSLDVAGQISYNGYMLDEFIPQKTSAYVSQHDLHLAEMTVRETIDFAARCQGVGSRADIMMEVSRREKEEGIVPDPDIDTYMKAISVEGQKRNLQTDYVLKILGLDICSDTMVGDALKRGISGGQKKRLTTGEMIVGPTKALFMDEISTGLDSSTTFQIVTCLQQLVHITDTTALVSLLQPAPETFDLFDEVILMAEGKIVYHGPRAHVLQFFEDCGFKCPERKGAADFLQEVISRKDQEQYWYHADLPYNYVSVDQFSQRFKASSLGQKLNDELSKPYDKSKSHNSALSFDIYSLSKWEMFKACMARELLLMKRNSFVYIFKTMQLIITAFITMTVFMRTQTTVDLIGANYFLGCLFYTIVRLMTNGVAELSLTITRLPVVYKQRSFYLYPAWAYSIPASLLKIPLSLVDSILWTVMTYYIVGYSPEVERFFFQFLLLFALHLESTSMCRFIASVFRTMVTASTCGALILVLIFLFGGFIIPRPSLPPWLRWGFWLSPMSYAEIGIALNEFLAPRWQKVSKGNMTIGMEVLTTHGLNFDGYFYWISLGALFGFTILFDIGFILALTYIKPPKISRAIISKKNFSQLRGTDDCNGSVKLDNQSTLATSLQTTVETRNSGRLVLPFEPLTISFKDVQYFVDTPPEMREMGFSQKKLQLLRDITGAFRPGILTALMGVSGAGKTTLMDVLSGRKTGGTVEGDIRIGGYPKVQKTFARISGYCEQNDIHSPWITVKESVTYSAWLRLPPEIDSDTKARFVEEVIETIELDGIKDSLVGIPGQSGLSTEQRKRLTIAVELVSNPSIIFMDEPTSGLDARAAAIVMRAVKNVVSTGRTTVCTIHQPSIDIFEAFDELILMKTGGQIIYSGILGHHSSKLIEYFEGIAGVPKIKNNYNPATWMLEVTSASVEADLDIDFSRIYKDSPLHRDTIKLVRQLSEPQPGSRDLHFPTPYAQSGWVQFMACLWKQHLSYWRSPEYNLARFLFIIAAALLFGAVFWQKGKEINTEQDLFNILGSMYMAVIFLGLNNCSTVLPYVATERTVLYREKFAGMYSPNAYSFAQVIMEIPYVILQTILYVAITYPAIGFYWSAYKVFWYFYATFCSLLYFVYLGMLLVSMSTSIDVASILAAAIYTILNIFSGFLMPGPKIPKWWVWCYWICPTSWSLNGLLTSQYGDIKKEILIFGELKTVGSFLEDYYGFRPDQLGLVAFVLIAYPIIYASLFAYCIGKLNFQRR, from the exons ATGGAGCTAACAACAATTGGAAAAAGCACCCAATCATCATTTCAACACCATGCTTCAACTCTCGATGCTGGTGGAGATTCTATCATAGAGGAAGATGAGGAACTTGAGCTGCAATGGGCAGCAATTGAGAGACTACCAACATTCAAACGGCTCAAAACCTCAGTATTTGATATTGATCATGACAATGGAAGTGGAAAAGAATTTAGAGGTAAGAGAGTGACTGATGTTACCAAGCTTGGAGCAGTTGAAAGACATCTGTTTATTGAGAAGCTCATAAAGCACATTGAGAATGATAATCTCCGGTTGCTGCAGAAACTAAGAGACAGAATAGACAG AGTGAACGTAAAGTTACCTACTGTGGAGGTGAGATATAAGAATCTCTTTGTGGATGCAAAGTGCGAGGTAGTTCAAGGAAAGCCTCTTCCAACACTATGGAATTCCATCATGAGTCCCTTATCA GTTTTTACAAAGGTAATACAGTGCAATTCTCAAGAATCcaaaataaacattttaaaagaTGTCAGTGGCATCATCAAACCATCAAG GCTTACACTTCTTCTCGGTCCGCCAGGCTGTGGGAAAACGACCTTATTATTGGCTCTTGCAGGAAAGCTTGATCAATCTCTCGAC GTGGCAGGGCAAATCTCTTATAATGGCTACATGCTAGATGAGTTTATTCCACAGAAAACATCAGCTTACGTAAGCCAACATGACCTGCACCTAGCTGAGATGACTGTGAGGGAAACAATCGACTTTGCAGCACGCTGCCAGGGTGTTGGAAGCAGAGCAG ATATCATGATGGAAGTAAGcagaagagagaaggaagaagggATTGTCCCTGACCCTGACATTGACACCTATATGAAG GCAATATCAGTAGaaggacaaaaaagaaatctccaAACAGACTACGTTTTAAAG ATCCTTGGACTCGATATCTGCAGTGATACAATGGTTGGAGATGCATTGAAAAGAGGCATTTCCGGTGGCCAGAAGAAAAGGTTAACTACAG GGGAGATGATTGTTGGTCCCACAAAAGCTCTTTTTATGGATGAAATATCGACTGGACTAGACAGTTCCACAACCTTTCAGATAGTTACCTGCCTTCAGCAATTGGTGCACATCACAGATACAACTGCATTAGTTTCACTTCTTCAGCCAGCTCCTGAAACATTTGATCTATTTGATGAAGTGATATTAATGGCAGAAGGGAAAATAGTATACCATGGTCCTCGAGCTCATGTACTTCAATTTTTTGAGGATTGTGGTTTCAAGTGCCCAGAAAGAAAAGGTGCTGCAGACTTCCTTCAGGAG GTTATCTCCAGGAAGGATCAAGAACAATACTGGTACCATGCTGACCTTCCATACAATTATGTTTCAGTGGATCAGTTCTCTCAAAGGTTCAAAGCTAGTTCTTTAGGACAGAAGTTAAATGATGAGCTCTCAAAACCATATGATAAATCTAAGAGCCACAATAGTGCCTTGTCATTTGATATTTACTCTTTGAGCAAATGGGAGATGTTCAAAGCTTGCATGGCCAGAGAGCTACTTCTCATGAAACGGAATTCATTTGTCTATATTTTCAAAACGATGCAG CTCATCATCACTGCATTTATTACAATGACAGTATTTATGCGTACTCAAACAACTGTCGACTTGATCGGTGCCAATTATTTTTTGGGCTGTCTATTTTATACAATTGTAAGACTCATGACTAATGGAGTTGCAGAGTTGTCCTTGACAATCACTAGACTTCCAGTGGTTTACAAGCAAAGATCATTCTATCTGTATCCGGCATGGGCATATTCTATTCCAGCATCTCTCCTAAAGATTCCACTTTCTTTGGTTGATTCAATACTTTGGACAGTAATGACTTACTATATTGTTGGGTATAGCCCTGAGGTAGAAAG GTTCTTCTTCCAGTTCCTTTTGCTGTTTGCTCTACATCTAGAATCAACGTCCATGTGTCGTTTCATTGCCTCAGTTTTCCGGACTATGGTTACTGCATCAACTTGTGGTGCTTTGATCTTAGTATTAATCTTTTTGTTTGGAGGCTTCATTATTCCTCGAC CCTCTTTACCACCTTGGTTGAGATGGGGTTTCTGGCTTTCTCCCATGAGTTATGCGGAAATAGGTATAGCACTGAATGAATTTCTTGCTCCACGATGGCAAAAG gtttcgaAAGGAAACATGACCATAGGAATGGAGGTTCTAACTACTCatggtttgaactttgatggcTATTTCTATTGGATATCATTGGGAGCTTTGTTCGGGTTCACAATACTTTTCGATATTGGATTTATCTTAGCCTTAACTTACATAAAGC CTCCAAAGATTTCTCGAgctattatttcaaaaaaaaatttctctcagCTACGAGGAACAGATGATTGTAATGGAAGCGTAAAGCTGGATAACCAATCAACTCTAGCTACTTCTCTGCAAACTACTGTAGAAACAAGAAATTCTG GGAGGCTGGTCCTGCCATTTGAGCCCTTGACAATATCATTTAAAGATGTGCAATACTTTGTTGATACCCCTCCG GAAATGAGAGAGATGGGTTTCAGTCAGAAAAAGCTTCAGTTGCTTCGTGATATTACAGGAGCATTTAGGCCAGGAATTCTTACAGCACTTATGGGCGTAAGTGGAGCTGGAAAAACAACTCTCATGGACGTCCTCTCTGGGAGGAAAACTGGAGGTACTGTTGAAGGAGATATAAGAATAGGAGGGTATCCCAAGGTCCAGAAGACATTTGCAAGAATATCAGGTTACTGTGAGCAGAATGATATACATTCTCCATGGATTACTGTAAAAGAATCAGTGACATACTCAGCTTGGTTGCGATTGCCACCTGAGATTGATTCAGACACAAAAGCT AGATTTGTAGAAgaagttattgaaacaattgAACTTGATGGTATCAAAGATTCGTTAGTTGGAATTCCAGGCCAAAGTGGCCTATCTACTGAACAACGTAAAAGGCTGACAATTGCagtggagcttgtttcaaatccatcaataatatttatgGATGAACCTACATCGGGTTTAGATGCGAGAGCAGCTGCAATTGTCATGCGTGCAGTGAAGAATGTAGTATCCACAGGAAGGACAACGGTTTGCACCATCCACCAACCAAGCATTGACATATTCGAGGCTTTCGATGAG TTGATTCTAATGAAAACTGGAGGACAGATCATTTATTCTGGAATTCTAGGTCATCATTCAAGTAAACTTATTGAATATTTTGAG GGTATTGCTGGTGTGCCAAAgatcaaaaataattataatccAGCAACATGGATGTTAGAAGTTACTTCTGCTTCAGTAGAAGCAGATCTTGATATAGATTTTTCCAGAATTTATAAGGATTCACCTCTGCATCG TGACACCATCAAGTTGGTAAGACAGTTGAGTGAGCCACAGCCAGGTTCAAGAGACTTGCACTTTCCCACTCCTTATGCACAAAGTGGTTGGGTGCAGTTTATGGCATGCCTATGGAAACAACACTTATCTTATTGGAGAAGTCCTGAATACAACTTGGCACGTTTCCTATTTATAATTGCTGCAGCACTGTTGTTTGGGGCAGTCTTTTGGCAGAAAGGAAAGGAGAT AAACACTGAGCAGGATTTGTTCAACATCCTTGGATCAATGTATATGGCTGTAATATTCTTGGGCTTAAACAACTGTTCAACAGTTCTTCCATATGTGGCAACTGAGCGCACTGTTCTGTACCGGGAAAAATTCGCAGGAATGTACTCCCCAAATGCCTACTCATTTGCACAG GTGATCATGGAAATACCTTATGTAATTTTGCAAACAATTTTGTATGTGGCCATTACATATCCAGCAATAGGATTCTACTGGTCAGCTTACAAGGTCTTTTGGTACTTCTATGCCACATTCTGTTCTCTTCTCTACTTTGTATATTTAGGGATGCTGCTAGTTTCAATGAGCACAAGTATCGATGTAGCTTCCATACTGGCAGCTGCAATCTACACCATATTGAACATTTTCTCAGGCTTCCTTATGCCAGGACCG AAAATTCCTAAGTGGTGGGTCTGGTGCTATTGGATCTGCCCTACGTCTTGGTCCCTAAATGGCCTGCTGACTTCACAATATGGAGATATAAAGAAGGAGATACTAATCTTTGGGGAGCTCAAGACAGTTGGTTCCTTTCTTGAAGATTATTATGGCTTTCGACCTGATCAATTGGGCCTTGTGGCCTTTGTGCTCATTGCTTATCCAATTATTTACGCTTCCCTGTTTGCCTATTGCATAGGGAAACTAAATTTCCAACGGAGGTAG